In Vanessa atalanta chromosome 9, ilVanAtal1.2, whole genome shotgun sequence, the genomic window atataggatataattattaaagttttttttaataaaaatatactttctttAAGTGGGTAATGCTACTACAGGttcggttcgaaatgtagattatgtcgagaagaatcgacaagaaattatgttattcaATTGTTgggaaatattaacttttaagtTATATTGCTATTgagtaacaataatataattaaaactttatgatCTTATACAATTTCgagtctaaaatatattatttataaaaacactgCAGCACTGGTGGTTTATATcgtgatatatttattctttaattccaaaatacaaatttatattctacTACAAAACATAACTACtcagagaaataaaaaaatatataattttacatcttTTATCAATGTTAAAACTTATctgttataattatgaaattcaaaattatactataaatattaagtacaaattttttttaataagagctAGCAAGTATTTGGATAATCACACATCTGTCAACTCCGTTTCAGAACTTTCAGATAATACTTGTCAGTTGTCAGTTGAAAtctgtcaaattttatttactaacccAATAACACACTCACGTGTTATTTGACTtaaatcgaatataatatatttataaattgaatatattataatactatagttACTATAATCAATTACTAACTAACTAATTACAACATGGTGAGTTTCAAAATGAtaagtattcatatattttttagtcaAACATATATTGTTCTTTGATTATTACAGGGCAAGCAAAAAAAAACGAGAAAAATCGTCGAAAAAAGATTTGCACAAATGAAAAAGATTATTAGTCCAAGTGATAATAGAATAAAAGCTAGTGAGAGAGCGGAcccgagaaaaaaaaagaaaattgatcCACATGAGGTTAAGATTCGTGAAGTACCGCAAGCGAGTTCtgctttattttttcaatacaacACCCAATTGGGACCTCCGTATcacattttaattgatacaaatttcataaatttctcTATAAAGAACAAATTAGATGTTATACAGAATATGATGGATTGTTTATATGCTAAATGTATTCCATATGTAACGGACTGTGTTCTAGGGGAGTTGGAAAAGCTCGGTCGTAAATACAGAGTTGCCCTAAGAATTATAAAAGATCCACGATTCGAAAGACTTGCTTGCTTACATAAAGGTACATATGCTGATGATTGCATAGTGCAAAGAGTAACAcaacataaatgttatattgtCGCAACTAATGATAAAGACTTAAAGAGGAGAATACGAAAAATACCAGGCGTGCCTATTATGTATGTCGCTGAACATAAGTACACTATAGAAAGAATGCCCGATGCCTATGGGGCTCCTAAAGGTGCAGTATAGTAAATaagtcaataaaatgttattctatacattttgttttatttaatacataagtagtatttatatttagtacaaataaaaaagtctaaagttaagaaaaaagtcatttatttaatttttctttatataacttatatgtaAAAATCTAAAAGATATcacctttgattatttatatgcctAGAAAGATAGGCAAAGCTGAGAATGCATCAAAAAAATTGTTGCCAGTTTGTCACTAAGTACATGCAAACTAGTAAAGAAGTATAATATTTGGCTAGCGTCAAGCTGTCAAACgcatgataaaataaaattggctcttttgtttagtttttttgcaGTGCAACaccatctaaatatataaataatctgagGATAAAATCTTACAAAACTTACTAATTACTAGTTACatgaatttcatttcaataatttccTCATTGAaagttactaattataaaactacAGAAATAGAACTCACAATGACATTATAAAATTCtcagtataataattttaagtgtataaatattacactCACAGTTAAATTACATGGTACTAATGGCAATCACTTGAAGATGTAACAGCATAGACtgctaaaatatttgttattattatttacatacagagAAATATACATTCATATGACAAATACTGCTTTAAAAAGAAACTAGATATGAAAGGCTATTTTCGTGACatattaagaacatttttgaATTACAATTAGGCAATTAAATTGTTGAGTTTAAAGCACCTGGAGATCCAACAACGTCAATGATTTCACCTAAAGGCTTTGCTTCTCCATCAGCATTAGTGTTGCATATTGAAGGAGGGATGCTTAAAGTCTGAAACAATCAGAATATTAAAAGTAGTAACTAGGTCAGGTTAATGCatctcttaaaaataattttttgttaaatatttttttaaggtaaatTGAGATTCTATTGAAATACTACCCAATTtcagtaaaagtaataaatatataatagatagtaCTGAAAGGAAAagcaacattaataattattataaataaatgttaccacactttatcattaaaataatacaagataaaaaacataatcaCCTTTCCTGGATTTAGAGCTTCGTATTGATGTCTTAAGGCTTGCAGTTCAAACTCACACGAGGCTAGCGCATTCTT contains:
- the LOC125066129 gene encoding rRNA-processing protein FCF1 homolog, with the protein product MGKQKKTRKIVEKRFAQMKKIISPSDNRIKASERADPRKKKKIDPHEVKIREVPQASSALFFQYNTQLGPPYHILIDTNFINFSIKNKLDVIQNMMDCLYAKCIPYVTDCVLGELEKLGRKYRVALRIIKDPRFERLACLHKGTYADDCIVQRVTQHKCYIVATNDKDLKRRIRKIPGVPIMYVAEHKYTIERMPDAYGAPKGAV